A region of the Acidobacteriota bacterium genome:
GGAACGGGATCAGGCGATGTTTGCCGTCGATCTGCTGCACAAGTTGATTCGGCACTGCCAGGCCCATCATCGTCGGGAAACCATCGCGTTTGGTCGCAAGAGTGCCAACGTAAACGGCAGGGCGATGCTCTTTGCGATCTGGCGAAACTTCATCAAGCGCATGACAGAGCGGAGGCCCGAGCTGATCTCGCCGGCGATGCGAGTCGGGTTGACCTCATCGCTCTGGACCTGGCAGGATTTCCTCGCCAAGCGGCTGTTTGCCGGAAGGATCTCGGGCTAGCCGCTTTCGGCGACGAGCTCGGCGCAGATCTAGCACGACGACGTCCGCGATAGTCGACACTTGAGCCCATCGACATTCAGATCCCGGGTCATGACAGCGCCACGCGTCGCGTGGCGTCGTAACTACAACATTCTTCGGGTCACGTTGGAATCGTCGGCTGCGCCCGCTATAATTCCAGCCTCTCGATGGCCTTCCCGGTCTCGAGTTCCCGGCCGCACAGGGTCGGCAAAAGGGGCAACCGTGTCCGAGGATCGCACGCTGCGCATCGCCAACGGGCAAGGCTTCTGGGGTGACTCGATCGACGCTCCGGAGCGGTTGATCGACGAGGGGCCCATCGATTTCCTGACGCTCGACTATCTCGCCGAGGTCACGATGTCGATCATGCAGAAGCTACGTCGACGAGACCCGGAGGCCGGGTACGCGACCGACTTCATCAACCTGATCCAACGTACGCTGCCGCGACTCAGAGAGCGTGGGATCCGTATCGTCGCAAACGCCGGTGGGGTCAATCCACAGGCCTGTCGTCGCGCGCTCCTCGCCGTTGCCAGAGAGCAGGGGGCGACGGGCATGCGTGTCGGCGTCGTGCAAGGCGATGACATCCTCGATCGTCTGGATGAGATCGTATCCTCCGGTGTCGCGCTGGATAACCTCGACGACGGTCGGCCACTCTCCGAAATCCGCGACGGCATTCTCTCCGCCAACGTCTACATCGGTTCGTTCCCGGTCGCCGACGCGCTGCGACAGGGAGCGGACATCGTCGTGAGCGGTCGTACGACCGATCCGGGGTTAGTGCTGTCTCCCTTGATCGCCAAATTCGGTTGGGGCAGCGACAATCTCGATCTGCTGGCGGCGGGTACCGTCGCCGGTCATATCATCGAGTGCGGAGCGCAATGCACCGGTGGCAACTACAGTCGCTGGTGGGAAGTCGAGGGTTGGGATCGTCTGGGCTATCCCGTCGTCGAATGCTCCGAAGACGGTTCCTTCGTCGTCACGAAGCATGAGAAGACGGGTGGGATGGTCACCGTCGATACGGTGGCCGAACAACTGGTCTACGAGATGGGCGACCCCCATCGCTACATCACCCCGGATTGTGTCGTCGATTTCACGTCGATCCAATTGGAGCAGCAGGGCAAGGACCGTGTGCGGGTCTCCGGGATCCGCGGAGCCGACGCGACCGAGACCTACAAAGTGTCGATCTCTTATCTCGAGGGGTACAAGGCCACCGGCCAACTGACGGTCAGCGGGCCCGACGCGCTGGCCAAGGCGAAGATCTGTGCGGAAGCCCTGTGGGGACGTCTTCGCCGGGCGGGGTACGAGTACGACGACACCATTACCGAGTACGTCGGTGTGGACTCGACCCACGGCGACATCTGCCCGACGGGATCCGTCAACGAGGTCGTGCTACGTGTCGGCGTGAAGGACGCCGATCGGCAGCGGGTCGACCGGTTCGGAAAAGAACTGGCGCCGCTTGTCACGTCAGGGCCGCCCGGTGTGACGGGGTTCGCCGGCGGCCGACCCAAGGCCACCGAGGTGTTGGGCTACTGGCCGACCCTGATTCCAAAATCGTTGGTGCACCCCGAGGTGACGGTCGAGGAGGTCGAGTGATGCAGGTTCCGCTGTATGCGATGGCTCATGCGCGCTCCGGCGACAAGGGCGATGGGTCCAACGTCGGTGTGCTGGCGTATGACGCTCGCGGTTACGAGATCTTGCAAGCCTGGTTGACCGCCGAACGAGTCAAGCAACACTTCGGCGGGATCGTGCTCGGCACGGTGGATCGATTCGAGATGCCCAACGTGATGGGCTTGAACTTCATCCTGCACGACTCGCTGGGCGGAGGGGGATCGGCCAGTCTCAAGACCGATGCCCAGGGCAAGACCCATGCGATGGCGTTGTTGCGTATCCTGGTTGAGGTCCCCGACGACTACGTACTACCGGATGTGGGAACCCGTGGGGCGATGGCACCCGGCGGCGAGTTGGGATGAGTCGCTACGAGACGATCCGAATAGAGAGCGAACCGAACGGCATGCGTCGTCTCGTTATGGATCGTCCTCCGGTCAACGCGCTCGGACGTGTGCTGGTCGACGAGATGACGGATGCGTTGGCGGCGCTGAGTTCCGATGACGATGCCCGCTGCCTGATCCTGATCTCCGCAGGAAAACATTTTTGCGCCGGGGCCGATCTCAAGGAACGCAAGACCATGACCGTGGACGATGTTCGGGCGTTCGTCCCGAAGTTGGCGGGGGTTTGCGAGGGGCTCGCGGCGTTGCCGTTCCCGTCGATCGCGGCGGTGAGCGGTGTGGCCGCCGGTGGGGGCTGCGAGTTGGCCCTCGCCTGCGACTTTCGTGTTCTGGCGGAGAGTAGCAAGATCGGTCTGCGAGAGACCGCGTTGGCGATCATCCCGGGTGCCGGTGGGACGCAGCGACTCCCGCGTCTGGTCGGAGCGG
Encoded here:
- a CDS encoding enoyl-CoA hydratase-related protein produces the protein MSRYETIRIESEPNGMRRLVMDRPPVNALGRVLVDEMTDALAALSSDDDARCLILISAGKHFCAGADLKERKTMTVDDVRAFVPKLAGVCEGLAALPFPSIAAVSGVAAGGGCELALACDFRVLAESSKIGLRETALAIIPGAGGTQRLPRLVGAAVAKRWIFTAELFSAEAALRDGVAQLVATDDGLADEANRVAGLICANGPVAIRLAKQAIELGLDLPLQEALALEWERYQKVLETHDRTEALAAFAEKRPPRFEGR
- a CDS encoding DUF1446 domain-containing protein: MSEDRTLRIANGQGFWGDSIDAPERLIDEGPIDFLTLDYLAEVTMSIMQKLRRRDPEAGYATDFINLIQRTLPRLRERGIRIVANAGGVNPQACRRALLAVAREQGATGMRVGVVQGDDILDRLDEIVSSGVALDNLDDGRPLSEIRDGILSANVYIGSFPVADALRQGADIVVSGRTTDPGLVLSPLIAKFGWGSDNLDLLAAGTVAGHIIECGAQCTGGNYSRWWEVEGWDRLGYPVVECSEDGSFVVTKHEKTGGMVTVDTVAEQLVYEMGDPHRYITPDCVVDFTSIQLEQQGKDRVRVSGIRGADATETYKVSISYLEGYKATGQLTVSGPDALAKAKICAEALWGRLRRAGYEYDDTITEYVGVDSTHGDICPTGSVNEVVLRVGVKDADRQRVDRFGKELAPLVTSGPPGVTGFAGGRPKATEVLGYWPTLIPKSLVHPEVTVEEVE